Part of the Mycolicibacterium mageritense genome is shown below.
CGAATGCCCGCGGTGTGCTGTTCAGTGAGGAGTCACAGAAGGCCACCCAGTTCATCCAGCTGGCCAACCGGGCCGATACGCCACTTCTGTTCCTGCACAACACCACCGGCTACATGGTGGGTAAGCAGTACGAAGAGGGCGGCATGATCAAACACGGCTCGATGATGATCAACGCGGTGTCCAACTCGAAGGTGCCGCACATCTCGCTGCTGATCGGCGCCTCCTACGGCGCGGGCCACTACGGCATGTGCGGCCGCGCGTACGATCCGCGCTTCCTGTTCGCCTGGCCGTCGGCCAAGTCGGCGGTGATGGGTGGCACGCAGCTGGCCGGTGTGCTCTCGATCGTGAGCCGCGCGGCTGCCGAGGCCCGCGGTCAGCAGGTCGACGAGGCCGCCGACGCCGCGCTGCGCGCCGCGGTGGAGGCCCAGATCGAAGCCGAGTCGCTGCCGATGTTCCTGTCCGGCCGGCTGTACGACGACGGTGTGATCGACCCCCGCGACACCCGAACGGTCGTGGGAATGTGCTTGTCCGCCATCGCCAATGGCCCGATCGAGGGGACGTCGAACTTCGGCGTCTTCCGGATGTGAGAGGCGCGCCCGTGTTCCCGCCGACACTACGCATTCTGCTGACATTCGGGCCGGATCCCGCCACAACCCGTAGTTTCGGCGGAGGAGGAAAATGATCACCAGAGTTCTGGTCGCCAACCGCGGCGAGATCGCCCGCCGCGTGTTCGAAACCTGCCGCCGCCTGGGCATCGGCACGGTCGCGGTGTACACCGAGCCCGACGCCGGTGCACCGCACGTCGCCGAGGCCGACGCCCGCGTGCGCCTGGAGGGCACCAACGGCTACCTCGACTCCGCGCAGATCATCGCAGCGGCCCAGGCATCCGGCGCCGACGCGATCCATCCCGGTTACGGATTCCTCTCCGAGAACCCCGATTTCGCGGCCGCCGTGATCGACGCGGGCCTGACCTGGATCGGGCCGCCCGTCGCGGCAGTGCAGGCCATGGGCTCCAAGATCGAGGCCAAGAAGATGATGTCCGCGGCCGGTGTGCCGGTGCTCGACGAGCTGTCGCCGGACAGCGTGACAGCCGAGCAGCTGCCGGTGCTGGTCAAGGCGTCGGCAGGCGGCGGTGGCCGCGGTATGCGGGTCGTGCGTGAACTCGACGCGCTGGCAGGCGAAGTCGCAGCCGCCCAGCGGGAGGCGCAGTCCGCGTTCGGCGATCCGACCGTGTTTTGCGAGCGCTATCTGGCCGCGGGCCATCACGTCGAGGTGCAGGTGCTCGCCGACGAGCACGGCACGGTGTGGGCGGTCGGCGAACGCGAATGCTCGATCCAGCGGCGGCACCAGAAGATCATCGAAGAGGCGCCGTCGCCGCTCGTCGAGCGCACACCGGGCATGCGCGCCAAGCTGTTCGACGCCGCCCGGCTGGCCGCCGAGGCCATCGGGTACACCGGTGCAGGCACGGTCGAGTTCATGGCGGACGACGACGGGGACTTCTTCTTCCTCGAGATGAACACGCGACTGCAGGTCGAGCATCCGGTGACCGAGGCCACGACGGGCCTTGACCTGGTCGAGCTGCAGATTCACGTCGCCGACGGCGGCCGGCTCGACGCCGAACCGCCGGCTTCGCGCGGGTCGGCCATCGAGGCGCGGCTCTACGCCGAGGATCCCGCCAAGGGCTGGCAGCCGCAGGCGGGCACCGTGCACCGGTTCGACGTGCCGGGGCAGGTGCGGGTCGACACCGGTATCGAGGACGGCTCGGTGGTGTCGATCTTCTACGACCCCATGCTCGCCAAGGTCATCTCTTCCGCACCGACGCGCAGGCAGGCCGCCACGGTGCTCGCCGACGCGCTGGCGCGCACCAAGATTCACGGGGTGCGCACCAACCGCGATCTGCTGGTGAACGTGCTGCGGCACCCCGCGTTCCTCGACGGGGCTACCGACACCGCGTTCTTCGACACGCACGGTCTCGATGTCCTGGCCGCGCCGTTGACCGACGCCGACGCCGTCACGCTTTCGGCGATCGCCGCGGCCCTCGCAGACGCCGCGCACAACCGCGGCACCGCACGGGTTTTCGCGGCCGCTCCCAGCGGCTGGCGCAACATCGCGTCGGGTTACCAGACCAAGTCCTACCGCACTGCGGCCGGTGACGACATCGCGGTGCGTTACCGGTTCACCCGCACGGGCCTGGATCTGCCCGACACCGACGGGGTTTCCCTGGTCTCGGCGGCGCCCACAAGCGCGGTGCTCGCCGTCAACGGTGTCGAGCGTGCATTCGACGTGGCGCGCTACGGCGACCAGGTGTTCGTCGACTCCCCGCTGGGCCCCGCGCAGTTCACCGCGCTGCCCCGCTTCCCCGACCCGAACGACGCCGTCGCGCACGGGTCGCTGCTGGCGCCGATGCCCGGCTCGGTGGTGCGTGTGGGCGCCGCCGTCGGTGACACCGTCACGGCCGGTCAGCCGTTGATCTGGCTGGAAGCCATGAAGATGGAGCACACCATCGCCGCACCGGAGGACGGGGTGCTGGCCGAGCTCAATGTCACCGCAGGCCAACAGGTCGAGGTCGGCGCCGTACTTGCCCGGGTCGAATCCCAAGAAGGAGAACAGCAGTGAGCTTCATCGAAACCGAGGAACAGCAGGCCCTGCGTCAGGCGGTCGCCGCGATGGCCGCCAACTACGGCCAGGACTACTACCTGGAGAAGGCCCGCGCCGGCGAGCACACCACCGAATTGTGGAACGAGGCAGGCAAACTCGGCTTCATCGGGGTGAACCTGCCCGAGCAGTACGGCGGCGGCGGCGCGGGCATGTACGAGCTGAGCCTGGTCATGGAGGAGATGTCGGCGGCCGGGTCGGCCCTGCTGATGATGGTGGTCTCCCCCGCGATCAACGGCACCATCATCTCGAAGTTCGGCACCGAAGAGCAGAAGAAGCGCTGGATCCCTGGCATCGCCGACGGCTCTATCACCATGGCCTTCGCCATCACCGAGCCCGACGCGGGCTCCAACTCGCACCGCATCACCACCACGGCCCGCCGAGACGGCAGCGACTGGATCCTCAAGGGCCAGAAGACCTTTATCTCGGGCATCGACCAGGCCCAGGCCGTGCTCGTGGTCGGCCGAACCGAGGATCACAAGACCGGCAACCTCAAGCCCGCGTTGTTCGTCGTGCCCACCGACACTCCGGGGCTGAACTGGACCAAGATCGACATGGAGATCGTCAGCCCGGAGAGCCAGTTCCAGGTGTTCCTGGACGACGTGCGGTTGCCCTCCGATGCCTTGGTCGGTTCCGAGGACGCCGCGATCGCGCAGCTGTTCGCCGGGCTGAACCCCGAGCGGATCATGGGCGCGGCCAGCGCTGTCGGCATGGGCCGGTTCGCGATCAACAAGGCCGTCGAGTACGTCAAGACCCGCCAGGTCTGGAAAGTGCCGATCGGCTCGCACCAGGGGCTGGCACATCCGTTGGCGCAGAACCACATCGAGATCGAACTCGCCAAGTTGATGATGCAGAAGGCCGCCACACTCTACGACGCGGGCAACGACGTGGGCGCGGCCGAGGCCGCCAACATGGCCAAGTACGCCGCGGGCGAGGCATCCGTGCGGGCCGTCGATCAGGCCGTGCAGTCGCTCGGTGGCAACGGCCTGACCAAGGAGTACGGCATCGCGGCCGCGGTCAACGCGTCGAAGCTGGCCCGCATCGCGCCGGTGAGCCGTGAGATGATCCTGAACTTCGTCGCGCAGACGTCGCTCGGCCTGCCCCGGTCCTACTGATGGCTGAACTCGTCCAATACGCAGTTGACGGCGCCGTTGCGCGCTTGACGCTCGACTCGCCGCACAACCGCAACGCACTGTCCACGGCCCTGGTCGGCCAGCTCCACCAGGGGCTGGCCGATGCCGCCGCCGATCCACGCGTCCGCGTCGTTGTGCTCGGCCACACCGGCGGAACATTCTGCGCCGGTGCGGATCTGAGCGAGGCCGCCGGACAGGATCCGGGTGACATCGCAGTCGACCGGGCCCGCGAGATGACCAAGACGCTGCGGCTGATCCTTGAGTTGCCGGTTCCCGTCATCGGCGCGATCGACGGTCACGTGCGCGCAGGCGGCATGGGTCTGGTGGGTGCGTGCGATCTCGTCGTCGCCGGGAACAACAGCACGTTCGCGCTGACCGAGGCCCGCATCGGCGTTGCACCGTCCATCATCTCGCTGACACTGCTGCCCAAGATGACCGCACGCTCGGCCGGCCGCTACTTCGTCACCGGCGAGAAGTTCGGCGCCGCGGAAGCGGCTGACATCGGGTTGATCACGCTCGCGTCCGACGATGTCCCGGCGACTGTCGCTGCGCTGACAGCGGAGATCGCCAAGGGTTCACCGCAGGGCCTTGCGGCGTCGAAAGCGTTGACCACCGCAGCGATCCTGCGCGACTTCGACGCGCTGGCCGAGGATCTCACCCGGCAGTCGGCCGAGCTCTTCGTCTCCGACGAGGCACGCGAAGGCATGATGGCGTTCCTGCAGAAGCGCCCGCCGAGCTGGGTGGGTTAATCCGGCACGACCGCGTCGAGCACTCCCCGCTCGACGAGCGTCTCGGACCGGGATCCGGTTGCCTCGGTGAGCTGGCTGTTGAAGATCTCCCATCGGGGCTGGTGACCGAACTGCTCCCGAAGCGCCGAGATGTACTCGGTGAGCGCATCGATGTCATCGGTGGCGGCCAGGTACGCACACGTGTGCTCCATGGCGGCCAGCTTGTTGTTGGCAATTGCCCAGCGCACCAATTCGTCAGTGGTGGTGATCTTTTCGGTGACCATCAACACCTGGTCGAGCCCTTCGCAGAGCCGCTCCGCGAACGCCGTCATGTCCGTCGTATCGTCGAACGCCAGCTCGTGCGGCAGATTCTCCACCACGCCCTCCCAGCGCCGGCTCAGCAGGCACAACGGGCGTTCGCACACCGCGTCGACGTCGGCCGAGCCGACTCCGATGTTGACGAAGAACCCATGCCACGGAGTGACCCCGTTCCACCGGTTGCCTTGAAAATCGATCACGTCGTACAGCGGGCCGCGCTGCCTGCGGAAGGCCCGGCCCGACCGGGTGAACCCGCGCGCCTTCAGGAACGGACGCACGCCCTCTGACAGCAACACTTCGAATCGACGCCTGAAAGACGCCCCCCGCGCCTCCGATTCGACCAATCCCCACCCCCTCGATGGAATCGCCGGCAAATGAATCCTAAGCACGCCGCCGAGGCGCTGACAGCGGCAATCTGGAGGCCGAGCCCCGGATGTGTCCTGTTCCATGTTCTGCCGATCGTCTGTCTAGTAGAGATACGACGAGGAGGCTTGAAGGCATGAAGTACGTGTTGTTGTTCGTCGAGACCGAGCAGTTCGCCAACGAGCTCGCGGGCTTGGATCCGGCCGAGCGGGAGCGGGCATACGAACGCGTCAACGAATGGTTCGCGACGCACGCGGACAAGTTGCGCGGCGGCAGCAAGCTGCAGTCCCCCGAAACCGCGACGACCGTGCGCCTCGACCAGGGCGAGCCGGTCATCGTCGACGGGCCGTTTGTCGAAGGCAAGGAGGTCATCAGCGGGTACGCCGAGATCGAGGTCGCCGATCTCGACGAGGCGCTGCAGATGGTCAAGACGTGGCCGGCCTGCCCGATCGTCGAGATCCGCCCGCTGCTGCCGTGATGCAGGCGTCGCACGCCGAGCTGTCGCGCGTCGTACGCGAACACGCGGGCCGGCTCGCCGCCTCGCTGATCCACCTGACCGGCGACTTCGCGGCCGCGGAGGATCTGGTGCAGGACGCGGTGTTGGCTGCGCTGCGGCACTGGCCGCACGAGGGCATCCCGCAACGTCCGGACGCCTGGCTGTTCACGGTCGCGCGGCGCCGCGGTCTCGATGCGCTGCGCCGCGAGAACAACTACGCAGGCAAACTGGCCCTGCTCGAAGCGCCGGTCCAGCCTGAGCCCGACGAGCGGCTGCAACTGATCTTCACGTGTTGCCATCCCGCGCTGACGCGGGAGGCGCAGATCGCGCTCACCTTGCGGGTCGTGTGCGGTTTGACCACCGCGCAGATCGCGCGCGCGTTCTTGGTGCAGGAGTCGACGATCGCACGACGGATCTCCCGCGCCAAACGCAAGATCACCGACGCCGGGATCCCCTACCGCGTCCCGGCCGACGACGAACTCGGTGCGCGCCTGACCGAGGTGCTGACGGTGATCTATCTGCTGCTCAACGAGGGCTACCTCGCCACCGCGGAGCGAGCCCAGTCGCGCGATCTGGTCGATGACGCCGAGTGGCTGGCCTCGCTGCTGCACACCCTGATGCCGACCGAACCCGAGGTGGCCGGGCTGCTGGCCCTCATCCGGCTGCATCGCGCGCGTGGCGCGGCCCGCTTCGATCACGACGGCGGATTGGTGTTGCTGCGGGACCAGGACCGGTCCTTGTGGGACGGTGCGGCGATCGCGGACGCGACCCGACTGCTGGTCCGCGCCGCGAAATACCAACGCCCCGGCCCGTACCAATTGCAGGCGGCGATCGTCGCCTGCCACGCCGAGGCCGAGTCGTGGGAGACCACCGACTGGGAGCAGATCGTGTTGCTCTACGACATGCTGCTGCACCTACAGCCGTCGCCCGTCACCCGTCTGCACCGCGCGATCGCGCTGCGCTACACCGCAGGCCCGCAAACGGCGCTGCGCGAGCTCGACGACCTCACCGAGTCGCTCGACCGCTATCACCTCTACCACGCGGCACGCGCGGACCTCGAGCGTGAACTGGGCCGTCCCGACCAGGCCCGGGCCGCCGATCAACGTGCCCTCGAACTCACGGCCAATCCGGCCGAGCAAGCCCTACTGCAACAACGAATCCTGTGGAGCTGAACCATGTCTGACGTCACTCAACTGCTGCACACACTGGTCACGCGCGTTCGCGACGGCGCGGGGAAAGCGCCGGTGCAACTGCGCCGGGCCGCGTTCGACAACACCGGCCTGGACGAGCCCGTGCACACGTTGGTCGAGAAGGTCGCGTATCAGTCCTATCGCGTAACCGACGGCGACATCGCCGACGCCCGCACGGCCGGTTTGAGCGAGGACGAGATCTATGAGGTCGTGGTGTGCGCCGCGGTCGGCCAGGCCTGCCGGCAATACGCGGCCGCGCGGGCCGCAGTGGCGGGGGCGTGACCATGCGACTCACGATTCTCGACCACGGTCACACCCTCGGCAAGAAGGCCATCTTGGCGCTGATCCGGGTGGTTTCACGCCAGCCGGTGGTCGACGCCGTCAAGCTCGTGATGTACCGGCCCGAGTTCTACGGCGCCGCCGCCGGTGCACTCACTCAGGAGGCGATGCGCGGCCCGTCGGCCTGGTCGGTCGGCGATCGCGAGCTCATGGCGGCGTTCGTGTCGAAGGTCAACGAGTGCCCGTTCTGCGTCGCCGCACACACCGCAACGTCGAGCACGTGGTACGGCGACGACGCGAAAGTCGCTGCGACACTGAGAGATCTCGACACGGCGCCGATCGAGGAGCCGCTGCGCGCGACGCTGCGCCTGCTCGGCAAGCTCACCCGGGAGAACGCCATCGAGCCTGACGACGTTCGTGCCGTGCTCGCCGCGGGTGTCACACGGGAGCAGATCGAGGACGCGTTGGCGGTGTCCTTGGCGTTCAACATCACCGACCGGCTGGCCAACGCGTTCGGGTTCGATCTGGCGGGCCCGGCCGCGATGGACGCCGGTGCGCAGCACCTGTTGAAACGGGGCTATCGGTAGGCACAGTGGAGGTATGCCGAAAAAGTATCGAGTGAACGGATTCGTCCGGTTCAACAACGCGGCGATGCGCGCAATGCTGAGAGCCGGCGTGAAGTTCGGGACGTTCGCGACGCTGACGGTTCCGGGCCGAAAGACCGGACGGCCCATCAGCACCCCGCTTGTCGTGTTCACCTACAACCACCACCGCTACCTCGTCGCGTCGTACGGCGTCGTCAACTGGGTCCGTAACCTTCGAGCCGCCGCGGGCAAGGCCACGTTGAGCCGCGGGAAGCACACCGAGCAGATCACCGCGACCGAACTGCCACCCGACGAGGCTGCCGAGATCATGCGGTACTCGCTGCACCACGGTCCGCCGGGGATTCCCGCACCCATCGTCCGCGTGTATCGCCGCTTCTCGGTGCTGCCCTACCTCGAGGTGGACCTGGACTCGCCGCCCGAAGAATTCCGTCGCGCCGCACCGAAGCACCCGGTTTTCCTGGTGGAGCCCCGTTTGCACCGGACCACGTAAATTTGGCGAAGTGCGACCACTGCACGCCGGCGGCTGGCCGACTGCCGAATTGGGCCCAGCCGTCGCACGTCGTAGCAGGTCAGCGGCATGCGGCGGGCCGAAAGTCGTTGATGCGGCAGACACAGCACAAAGCCGCCCGAATCAGCCAGCGACATTCCGCCGCAACCGACCTACGGTTTTCATGCGGACGTTCTCTGCCGTGCGGTAATCACCGAAAGGCCGGATCATGGCCGAAGATCAGAACAAAGCTGTCTCCCGCCGAATCTGGGAGGTATTCGCCTCAGGCGACCTCGCCGAGCTCGACGACCTCGTCGCTCCCGGCGCGGCGTACCACGACACGCAGGATCCGTTCGGGGATCAGCGTGGACCCGATCACATGAGAAGCCTCATGGACATGTATCGGAAGACGTTCTCCAACATCAGGTTTGACATCAAACAGCAGGTCGCTGAGGGTGATTACGTGTGCACCCTGCTCGAGGCACAGGGCGACGACACGGGTGGGCTCATGGGGCAGGCGGCCACCGGCCGGCACGCCAGGATCATGCTCACCATCACCGATCGCCACGAAGACGGCAAGATCGCCGAAAGCTACGCCACCTGGGACACCCTGGGAATGCTCCAGCAGCTCGGCCTCGTACCGGCGGCAGCCCAACAGCCGGCACCGTCCGCCTGATCTGCGCGGTTTGTGACGCCAGGGTCGTGATTCCCGACGCACCACGGCCCTGGCGTCGAAATCTGGTGTGCATCCACCCCTTAGAATTACCTTAATAAAGTCTTATCTTTCTTAGACTTGAGGTACCGTGGCCCCACGCGGGCACCACGGAGGGGAAACGTGAGCATGATCGGCGAACACGCAGTGATCACAGGCGCCGGAATGGCCGGCCTACTGGCGGCCCGGGCGGCATCGGAGTTCTACCGTTCGGTCACCATCGTCGAGCGAGATGTGTTGCCCGACAGCCCCGTCCACCGCAAGGGTGTGCCGCAGGGCCGCCACCTGCACAGCGTGTTGAGCCGCGGTGTCAGTGTGCTCGACATGCTCTTCCCTGGTTTCGTCGACGAACTCGGCGCAGCCGGAGCGGTGGTGGTCGATGACCCCGATCTGTCGCGGGTCTATGCCCGTGTCGGTGCCCACGAGTTGAGCCAGTCAGGCACCCTCGCCGATCCGGCCGCACTGCGGTTCTATCTCGCGAGTCGGCCGTTCACCGAGTTCCACGTCCGGCGACGTGTTCAGGCACTCGACAACGTGACGTTCCTGGACGGCCATGACGTGGCCGGGCCGGTCATCCAGGCCGACGCCATAACTGGTCTGCGAATGATCGACTGCGCCAACCGAACTGAATCGGTATTGGACTGCGACCTGGTGATCGATGCGGCCGGGCGGGCGTCGCGCACACCCCTGCTGCTGGAGAGCCTGGGCTATGGCAGGCCGGCTGAGCAGACCGATTCCTCCGATTGGGCGTACTCCAGCCAATTGATGACGCTGACGGAGCCAGGTTTCCCCGAACGGATGGCAATGGCCAACAACGGAAGCCGCAGGCCACGGGCGCTGTTGTTGGCCCAAGAACACGATCACTGGATGCTGGCCATCGCGCGAGCCGCTGAAACCGGCCCTCCACCATCAGATTTCGCGGGCATGCTCGCCACAGCCGGTGAGATGCTGCCCGCGAGAATCATCGCCGGTCTTCGCCGCGCCGAGCCCGTCGGCGAGGTTGCGACAGTGCGCAAAACGCAGGCCGTGTGGCGTCGCTACGACCTGATGCCACGGTTCCCCGCCGGGCTTCTGGTGACCGGCGATGCATTGTGCAGCCTCAACCCGCTCTACGGGCAAGGCATGACGATGGCGACGCTGGACGCACTCACCATGCGGGAATGCCTGCGGGCTGGTCCAAGCCGGCTCCGTGAACGCTACTTCGCTGCCACGGCCAGACATCTCTCGTCCACGTGGGCGTTGAACCAGACCAATGACCGGATTCCACCGCCGGCGATTGCACGGCCGAAAGCCGCGGAGAGACTTCAGAAATGGATGCGGTTGGCAGCAATCGAGGCTGCCGGTTCTGACATCCGGGTCACCGAGCAGCTCCTACGGGTGAACGGCCTCATCGACCCGCCTGCGCGCCTGCGACACCCGGCACTGGTGTCGCGCATCCTCATTGGCAAGATTCGGATGTGCAGTCGTGGTACGGATCGGCGAACAACATCTCTGGTGTCGAGAATCGTCGCTAGCCGCGATCCGCGGCCACACGTTGCAGGGTGAGCCGGCACGATTCGCTGAAGCTCGGGTTGGAGTCCGCGTAGTACCAGACAGCACCCATGGCCTGCTGGAATGCCCACGCACGGCCCCGGAGCCATTCCGCGTCGTCACAACCGAGGTGATCCCGTAGGCGCCGGCGTGGTCCCGAGTCCAGGAGGTGCCACGCGGCCACCAGGTCGAGTGCGGGATCAGCCGCCCCCAGTCCGCCGACATCGAGAACGCCCACAAGGCGCCCCGCGCCGACCAATACGTTCGGTGCGATGAGATCGCCGTGGGTCATGACGTCGGGCGAATCTCCGCGCGGAAGGGTCCGCATCTCGGCCCAGATCTGCCGATAGGTCTTGACGTCGAGCAGACCTCGGCTGTGGCACAGGGATTCCTGCATCCAGTCGTCGTGCCCTGACAGGGCACCGCCGCGGCCTGTCCCGGCAAATGTGCGGCCGCGCGTGTCCATGGCCCGTACCGCGGTGATGAACGTCGCCAGGTCCGTGGCGAATTCCGGCGACGAGCTGAGGTTGTCACCGGTGGCAGGGTTGCCGGGCAGCCACGTGTAGATCGACCAGGGCATGGGGTAGCCGGCTCCGGGTTCGCCTATCGCGACGGGCCGAGGCGTGGCGAATGGGGTGTGGCCGAACAGCTCTTCGGCGACTGACGCTTCGTGCTCCAGTTGTCGCCGTGCCACCGCTACATCGCCGGCCTGCAGCGGAAATCGAGCCACGAGCTGATCGCCCAGCCGAAAGATCGCGTTCACGGTCCCCGCACCGCGCACGGCTGCTATCCGCACGTCGCGCCAGCCGGGGAACTGCTCGGAGAGCAATGTACGCACCGTGGCAGGCGTGACCGCCAGTTGCCCCGGGTGCATCTCCACGGTTGTAGCGTCACAGGTAACACCGGCTCCGACAACCGATTTACGTCGCTGCCCGCCACTGCACAAGAGGAGACGTCGATGCGGTACGCCGCGATGGCATGGTCGATCACCACCCAGCGCCTCTGCCTGCAATTGCGCGACGAATGCGATGCCGAGTGGAACCACGAGCTGCTCGGCGAGCACGAGGGCGGAACGGCACTGTCAGTGGACGATGTCCGGCGCCGTCTGGCCGAGCAGCGAATCCGCGCCTTCGGCAACGGCATCGGGCTGCTGACCATTCGACGTCGCGTCGATGGTGAACCGCTGGGATACTGCGGCCTGATCATCGGTCGATGCAGCCTCGACGAACCAGAGATCGCCTACGAATTGCTGAAACGGTTCCACGGTCACGGTTACGCGACCGAGGCTGCCCACGCGGTGATGGGTGCGGCGTTCGCAACGGGGCGCACCCGGATCTGGTCAACAGTCGGCGCATGGAACGCGCCGTCTCTACGGGTCTTGGAGAAACTAGGGTTTGACCGTCACCACGAGACCACCGACGAGGTAGGCCGGCCACTCGTATACCTGGTGCGAGAAGCGGAGAAAGGTGATGGGCTCCGGGTGAACCGCTGCGAGGATCCCGGCATCCCCGCCGACCCTGCGGTGCGGCTGCGTGCCGCGACTGCCGCCGATCAGGCGTTCGTCATCGAGATGGCCCGCCACGCGTGCGTCATCGAGGATTGGCCGCTGCCCGATCCGGATGACGACGAAGTCCTCAGCATGTTGCCGGCGCCAGGCGAGGTACCGATCATCGCCGAGGATCTGGCCGGTGAGCCGGTCGGAGCGGTGTGGACGTGGCATAACGATCCACCACTGCGTGTCGATGCCTCTGGTGCGTCTGTGCCGGAACTGTGCATCGGTGTCGCTCCCGGCCGGCGCGGAGCAGGTATCGGCGGCATGCTGTTGGACGCGTTGTTCGCCCGTTGCGCGCAGACCATGGATGTGATGTGCACCAACGTCCATTTGCGTAACCCCGCTCGACATCTCTACCGGCGCAAGGGTTTCAAGCTGGCCGGCCAAGGACGCGGGCCACTCGGCGTGGCGATGATCAAGGAATTCGGCTGACGTCGTGGCTCTTTGGCCGCCAACGCGCCCAGATTAGTTCTCGGCTAGCCGAACACGGTTGTGATCGTGGCGCCGGCGATCATGATCACCAGTACCGCACCGATGAGCTGGAAACCGAAGCGCAGCATGCGCGTTTCTTCGTCGCGCGAGCCGGCCCCGGCCACCACCGACAACGTCTCGGGCACCGAAGCGAACACCGCGTGCCGGGAGCCACTGTTCCAGATCATCGCCCACGACGGCGGCATCACCGCCTCCTGACAGCGTGGTCCGGATGGGGATGGTCACTGAATTCGCGCTGTGGCCTGACCGACGGGGTTGTCGAGGTCGGCGAGGTCGAGGACGAATCGATACCTCACGTCTCCTACGGCGAGTCGGTCCAGCGCTTCTTGTGCTCTGGACGAGGGCAGAACCTCAACTTGGGGCGCAACGTTGTGTTCGGCGCAGAAATGCAACAGTTCCGCAGTTCGGGGCAGGCCGCCGGTGCCCGATGCGGTGAGCCTTTTGCGGCCCTGGCTCAGTTCGAGCAGGCGGGGGCCGGTCATCAGCGGGTTACCCACCACGCACAGGGTGCCGTCGAGCCAGAGCAGTCTGAGCAGTGACGACAGGTCGTGGTCTGCGGGGATGGTGTCCATGATGAAGTCGAAACGGCCGGCGGCTTGGGCCATTGCAGCGTCGTCGGTGGTGACGATCAGGCCGGCTGCACCCAGTGCCCTTGCGTCGTCGATCTTTTCGGCCGAACCACTCAGTACGGTGACCTCAGCGCCGAGCGCGACACCCAGCTTGACTGCCAGGTGCCCGAGTCCGCCGAGGCCGGCGACGGCCATGCGCGTGCCAGATCTGACCCCGGCGGCGAGCATCGGCTCCCATACCGAGATACCGGCGCACATCAGCGGTCCCGCGGAAACCGGATCGAGCCCATCAGGGAGCCCGAAGGTGAACTTCTCCCGCACAACGTATTCGCGGCTGTAGCCGCCCGGGAGGTTCTCTTGACCTCCATAAGTGCTGACCGCGCCGAGGCTGCAGTAGTTTTCCTGGCCGACGGAGCACATCGCACACTCGCCGCACGAGTCGACGATCGTGCCCACCGCCACAGCATCGCCGACTGCGAACCGCGTCACCGCAGTGCCGGTCGCGGTGATTACGCCGGTGAACTCATGGCCGGGCACCAGGTTCTTCTCCCCGAGCATCCCGTGGATGCGGTGCAGGTCGCTGTGGCAGACGCCGCAGTAGTCGACCCGGATCGCGACATCGTCGGGGCGCAGGTCGCGGCGCTCGATCGACACTCGCGTGAGTGCATTGCTGGCCGGGTCTTGACTCTGCCAACCCGTGGTGAGTCTCATGGACGATCCTCTCGACTAAAACGGAATACGGATTCACTATAACGCTAAGATGAATCCGCATTCCGTT
Proteins encoded:
- a CDS encoding GNAT family N-acetyltransferase; amino-acid sequence: MRYAAMAWSITTQRLCLQLRDECDAEWNHELLGEHEGGTALSVDDVRRRLAEQRIRAFGNGIGLLTIRRRVDGEPLGYCGLIIGRCSLDEPEIAYELLKRFHGHGYATEAAHAVMGAAFATGRTRIWSTVGAWNAPSLRVLEKLGFDRHHETTDEVGRPLVYLVREAEKGDGLRVNRCEDPGIPADPAVRLRAATAADQAFVIEMARHACVIEDWPLPDPDDDEVLSMLPAPGEVPIIAEDLAGEPVGAVWTWHNDPPLRVDASGASVPELCIGVAPGRRGAGIGGMLLDALFARCAQTMDVMCTNVHLRNPARHLYRRKGFKLAGQGRGPLGVAMIKEFG
- a CDS encoding NAD(P)-dependent alcohol dehydrogenase, with product MRLTTGWQSQDPASNALTRVSIERRDLRPDDVAIRVDYCGVCHSDLHRIHGMLGEKNLVPGHEFTGVITATGTAVTRFAVGDAVAVGTIVDSCGECAMCSVGQENYCSLGAVSTYGGQENLPGGYSREYVVREKFTFGLPDGLDPVSAGPLMCAGISVWEPMLAAGVRSGTRMAVAGLGGLGHLAVKLGVALGAEVTVLSGSAEKIDDARALGAAGLIVTTDDAAMAQAAGRFDFIMDTIPADHDLSSLLRLLWLDGTLCVVGNPLMTGPRLLELSQGRKRLTASGTGGLPRTAELLHFCAEHNVAPQVEVLPSSRAQEALDRLAVGDVRYRFVLDLADLDNPVGQATARIQ